One genomic segment of Hordeum vulgare subsp. vulgare chromosome 2H, MorexV3_pseudomolecules_assembly, whole genome shotgun sequence includes these proteins:
- the LOC123426993 gene encoding polygalacturonase inhibitor 1-like — MANHVALLLLLLLSLQLTASFSQQPGDDPDLPTLLKIKEQFGEQAALASWQPGTDHCNWAYAYCNQYRRVVAIFLQNVNITSTIPPAIGDLDQLHTISIDNIPGLHGPIPDTFGKLSRLSIFNIMRTSVSGSLPASLSRTNLTSVSFFGNMLTGRIPMSLQDLPHLTYFDASNNRLVGRIPPRLVSNGTRDSPLGLTLTNNRLTGPIPRTYARERYFMNFRVANNMLTGDAAFLFGRRKTVSDVDLSGNRLNFNLTGVVMPKNLLFLNMSRNRIYGGVPASLAQLKWLVTLDLSYNRLCGEIPTGGNMGRFKAEAYEHNKCLCGTPLPTC, encoded by the coding sequence ATGGCAAACCACGTTgcactactcctcctcctcctcctgtctcTGCAGCTCACTGCGTCATTCTCCCAGCAGCCCGGCGACGACCCGGACCTCCCGACGCTCCTCAAGATCAAGGAGCAGTTCGGCGAACAGGCCGCTCTGGCGTCCTGGCAGCCCGGCACTGACCACTGCAACTGGGCCTACGCCTACTGCAACCAGTACCGCCGCGTCGTCGCCATCTTCCTCCAGAACGTCAACATCACCTCCACGATCCCGCCGGCCATCGGCGACCTCGACCAGCTCCACACCATCAGCATCGACAACATCCCGGGCCTCCACGGCCCCATCCCGGACACGTTCGGCAAGCTCTCGCGCCTCTCCATCTTCAACATCATGCGCACCTCCGTCTCGGGCTCCCTACCGGCGTCGCTCTCCCGGACCAACCTCACCTCCGTCAGCTTCTTCGGCAACATGCTGACCGGCAGGATCCCCATGTCGCTCCAGGACCTGCCGCACCTCACCTACTTCGACGCCTCGAACAACCGCCTCGTCGGCCGGATCCCGCCGCGGCTGGTGAGCAACGGCACGCGCGACAGTCCGCTGGGGCTGACGCTGACGAACAACCGGCTGACGGGGCCGATCCCCCGGACGTACGCACGCGAGAGGTACTTCATGAACTTCAGGGTGGCCAACAACATGCTCACGGGGGACGCGGCGTTCCTGTTCGGCCGGCGGAAGACGGTGTCGGACGTCGACCTGTCCGGGAACAGACTCAACTTCAACCTGACCGGCGTGGTGATGCCCAAGAACCTGCTGTTCCTCAACATGAGCCGCAACCGGATCTACGGCGGCGTGCCGGCGTCCCTGGCGCAGTTGAAGTGGCTGGTGACGCTCGACCTCAGCTACAACCGGCTCTGCGGGGAGATACCCACCGGCGGGAACATGGGTCGGTTCAAGGCGGAGGCCTACGAGCACAACAAATGCCTGTGCGGGACCCCGTTGCCGACGTGCTAG